One Bartonella tribocorum CIP 105476 genomic window carries:
- a CDS encoding universal stress protein: MISKPKNPKKKTKKKNLVIIDETPECRRAVAFAAQHAQNTNRTLVLLCVVDSTEFQHFLGVNNIMRTESTQSAHKILGDIASDVRTSHALETEIVVREGKKIDEISKLIDEDKRIALIVLAASGHTEGPGPLIQLIGNKGTAFSIPVIVIPSNLADEDIRSIA; the protein is encoded by the coding sequence ATGATTTCTAAACCCAAAAATCCGAAAAAAAAAACCAAGAAAAAAAACTTAGTCATTATCGATGAAACACCAGAGTGTCGGCGTGCCGTTGCGTTTGCCGCACAGCATGCCCAAAACACCAATAGAACTTTGGTCTTACTTTGTGTCGTTGATAGTACAGAATTTCAACATTTTCTGGGTGTAAACAATATTATGCGCACAGAATCAACGCAAAGTGCTCATAAAATATTAGGAGACATTGCCAGTGATGTCCGCACCTCCCATGCGCTTGAAACAGAAATAGTGGTGCGTGAAGGGAAAAAGATTGATGAAATTTCTAAACTGATCGACGAAGATAAAAGAATTGCACTGATTGTCTTAGCAGCCAGTGGACATACAGAAGGACCAGGCCCCCTTATTCAATTAATCGGAAATAAAGGGACAGCTTTTTCCATCCCTGTCATTGTCATTCCCAGCAATCTTGCCGATGAAGATATTCGATCTATTGCCTAA
- a CDS encoding zinc ribbon domain-containing protein YjdM, whose translation MTQYPKCPRCDCLYTYEEGENFVCPECAHEWPQKNDDTVLSDTVYDANGQILTNGDTVMVIKDLRVKGASSVLKGGTKVKNIRLVDGDHNIDCKIPGIGQMSLKSEFVKKV comes from the coding sequence ATGACCCAGTATCCCAAATGTCCTCGTTGTGATTGTCTTTATACTTATGAAGAAGGTGAAAATTTTGTGTGTCCTGAGTGTGCCCATGAATGGCCACAAAAGAACGACGATACTGTTCTTTCCGATACTGTTTATGATGCCAATGGTCAAATTTTGACAAACGGCGATACCGTTATGGTGATAAAAGACTTGAGAGTAAAAGGCGCTTCCTCTGTTTTAAAAGGAGGGACGAAGGTGAAGAATATTCGCCTGGTGGATGGCGATCATAATATTGATTGCAAAATTCCAGGGATTGGTCAAATGAGTTTAAAGTCGGAATTTGTTAAAAAAGTTTAG
- the trpS gene encoding tryptophan--tRNA ligase produces the protein MDTFTPLVFSGVQPSGHLHLGNYLGALQHWVELQNSHHCLYCVVDMHALTVNPDPLILRESTRTVTAAFLAAGIDPQKHIIFNQSRVFQHAELAWIFNCVARIGWLQRMTQFKDKAGKDREKASLGLFAYPTLMAADILVYRATHVPVGEDQKQHVELTRDIAQKFNNDYAQRIADLNFGVSMQTDEEKRQGFFPLPEALIGTTATRVMSLRDGTKKMSKSDPSDFSRINLTDDADLIAKKIRKAKTDSAPLPDTLAALKERPEVDNLLGIYAAFAKVSKEKVLLEFSGHQFSHFKTALADLAVHKLAPITEELRRLHQESGYIDSVLHDGAKRASMLAEENMKKIREIVGFLLNT, from the coding sequence ATGGATACCTTTACACCCCTTGTCTTTTCTGGCGTACAACCGAGTGGTCATTTACATCTTGGCAATTATCTTGGAGCCCTTCAGCATTGGGTTGAACTGCAAAATTCTCATCACTGCCTCTATTGTGTTGTGGATATGCATGCGCTTACAGTCAACCCAGATCCCCTTATTTTACGCGAATCCACCAGAACAGTGACAGCCGCCTTTCTCGCTGCTGGTATTGATCCCCAAAAACACATTATTTTCAACCAATCACGTGTTTTTCAACATGCTGAACTTGCTTGGATTTTTAATTGTGTTGCGCGCATCGGCTGGCTTCAACGTATGACACAATTTAAAGATAAAGCAGGAAAAGATCGTGAAAAAGCATCCCTTGGGCTTTTTGCTTATCCAACTCTGATGGCTGCTGATATTTTAGTCTATCGTGCAACGCATGTTCCGGTAGGAGAAGATCAAAAACAGCATGTTGAACTCACACGCGATATTGCACAAAAATTTAACAATGACTACGCACAGCGTATTGCTGACTTAAATTTTGGCGTCTCTATGCAAACGGATGAAGAAAAAAGACAAGGCTTTTTCCCCCTCCCAGAAGCCCTGATTGGAACAACAGCCACACGCGTTATGTCCTTGCGTGATGGGACAAAAAAAATGTCAAAATCAGATCCTTCAGATTTCTCACGCATTAATTTGACCGATGATGCTGACCTTATTGCAAAAAAAATACGCAAAGCCAAAACAGATTCCGCGCCTCTTCCCGATACCCTTGCCGCTTTAAAAGAACGACCAGAAGTTGATAACCTGCTTGGTATTTATGCTGCCTTTGCCAAAGTCAGCAAAGAAAAGGTCCTTTTAGAGTTTTCTGGTCATCAATTTTCGCATTTTAAAACAGCTTTAGCCGACCTTGCTGTCCATAAGCTTGCCCCTATAACAGAAGAATTACGTCGACTTCACCAAGAAAGCGGTTATATCGACTCTGTTTTGCATGATGGTGCTAAACGTGCTAGTATGCTCGCAGAAGAAAATATGAAAAAAATTCGTGAAATTGTTGGATTTTTGCTCAATACATAA
- a CDS encoding alpha-D-glucose phosphate-specific phosphoglucomutase: protein MTIKTVLTTAFEGQKPGTSGLRKKVSVFQQPHYVENFIQSLFENIGPLEGKMLILGGDGRTFNRTLLQIVLKMAAANGVSRVKMGRGGILSTPAVSHLIRKYHAHGGLILSASHNPGGPEGDCGIKYNIANGGPAPNSLCDAIFATSQRLSFYKIFEASDVDLDRQGTTFMGAMQIDVIDPVVDYVALMQEIFDFDCIAKAVTRGLTFRFDAMHAVTGPYAHEIFEKCLGFSEGTVVNGLPLPDFGGGHPDPNLVYAKALYDLLISEQGPDLGAASDGDGDRNLIIGRQQFVSPSDSLAIMVEHAHLIKGYRKGIVGVARSMPTTPAADLVAEKHGLNFFETPTGWKFFGTLLDAGKVTFCGEESFGTGSHHIREKDGLWAVLFWLNLLAVTGKTVAQIVQQHWHSYGRFYALRHDYEEVEEDKALAVLDHLREHLPQAGTEIAGFLVKKADDFTYHDPVDQSVSTRQGIRIFFENGARLVVRLSGTGTCGATLRLYFEQYEGDPRKYNLNPQEVLQPLQQVALKLLNIQQELGRNRPDIIT, encoded by the coding sequence TTTTGAGAATATTGGACCTCTTGAAGGGAAAATGTTGATTCTTGGGGGAGATGGACGCACCTTTAATCGGACTCTCCTTCAGATTGTGTTGAAAATGGCGGCAGCAAATGGTGTTTCTCGTGTAAAAATGGGAAGGGGCGGTATTCTTTCTACGCCTGCTGTTTCGCATCTTATTCGTAAATACCATGCGCATGGTGGGCTTATTCTTTCTGCAAGCCATAATCCTGGAGGTCCAGAGGGAGATTGTGGAATCAAATACAATATTGCCAATGGTGGACCGGCGCCTAATTCTTTATGTGATGCTATTTTTGCAACATCGCAACGTCTTTCCTTTTATAAAATTTTTGAAGCTTCAGATGTTGATTTAGATCGGCAAGGGACGACCTTTATGGGAGCCATGCAGATTGATGTTATTGATCCTGTCGTCGATTATGTTGCTTTGATGCAAGAGATTTTTGATTTTGACTGTATTGCCAAGGCCGTTACTCGAGGTCTTACTTTTCGGTTTGATGCCATGCATGCGGTAACAGGGCCTTATGCGCATGAAATTTTTGAAAAATGCTTAGGATTTTCTGAAGGGACGGTGGTCAATGGTCTTCCTTTACCAGATTTTGGAGGCGGTCATCCAGATCCCAATTTGGTTTATGCCAAGGCTCTTTATGATTTATTGATATCAGAGCAAGGACCGGACCTTGGTGCTGCGTCTGACGGTGATGGCGATCGTAACCTCATTATTGGGCGTCAACAATTTGTCTCGCCTTCTGATTCTTTGGCGATTATGGTGGAGCATGCCCATCTTATTAAAGGTTATCGAAAAGGCATTGTGGGGGTTGCTCGCTCTATGCCAACAACGCCTGCTGCGGATTTGGTTGCTGAAAAACACGGATTAAACTTTTTTGAAACACCAACAGGGTGGAAGTTTTTTGGGACGCTTTTGGATGCGGGAAAAGTAACCTTTTGTGGTGAAGAAAGCTTTGGAACCGGCTCTCATCACATCCGCGAAAAAGATGGTTTATGGGCTGTCTTATTTTGGTTAAATCTTTTAGCGGTAACAGGGAAAACGGTTGCACAAATTGTTCAACAGCATTGGCACAGCTATGGGCGTTTTTACGCACTACGTCATGATTATGAAGAAGTTGAAGAAGACAAAGCTTTGGCAGTACTGGACCACTTGCGGGAGCACTTACCGCAAGCCGGAACCGAAATTGCTGGATTTTTGGTCAAAAAAGCAGATGATTTTACATATCATGATCCTGTTGATCAGAGCGTTAGTACGCGACAAGGTATCCGTATTTTTTTTGAAAATGGTGCACGGTTGGTGGTTCGTTTATCGGGAACAGGGACGTGTGGTGCGACCTTACGGCTTTATTTTGAACAGTATGAAGGTGATCCGCGCAAATACAATTTAAATCCGCAAGAAGTTCTTCAGCCTTTGCAACAGGTGGCACTCAAACTGTTAAACATACAACAAGAATTGGGACGAAACCGTCCTGATATTATCACATGA
- a CDS encoding NifU family protein, protein MFIQTETTPNPATLKFLPGRVVLSEGVLEFRDREEAAKNSPLAAKLFNIPNVNGVFLGYDFITVSKKEGEWQHLKPVILGTIMEHFLSNEPVITTNATTQAHAHALNEEFYDEKDADIVLTIKELLETRIRPAVANDGGDITFRGFENGIVYLNMRGACAGCPSSTATLKHGIENLLRHFIPEVLGVEAMPQ, encoded by the coding sequence ATGTTTATTCAAACTGAAACCACCCCAAATCCTGCAACACTTAAATTTCTACCAGGGCGCGTGGTGCTTTCCGAGGGCGTCTTAGAATTTCGTGACCGTGAAGAAGCAGCTAAAAATTCACCTTTGGCAGCTAAACTGTTTAATATTCCCAATGTCAATGGTGTCTTTTTAGGCTATGACTTCATCACCGTAAGCAAAAAAGAAGGAGAATGGCAACACCTCAAGCCTGTTATTTTAGGCACAATTATGGAGCATTTCCTGTCCAATGAGCCTGTCATCACCACCAATGCGACAACACAAGCCCATGCCCATGCTCTCAACGAAGAATTTTATGACGAAAAAGATGCTGATATTGTCTTAACCATTAAAGAGCTGCTTGAAACACGTATTCGTCCAGCCGTTGCCAATGATGGTGGCGATATCACTTTTCGCGGGTTTGAAAATGGTATTGTTTATCTCAATATGCGGGGCGCCTGCGCTGGATGTCCTTCTTCAACAGCAACGCTCAAACATGGTATCGAAAATCTTTTACGCCATTTTATCCCTGAAGTTTTAGGCGTTGAAGCCATGCCACAATAA